The following coding sequences are from one uncultured Desulfobacter sp. window:
- a CDS encoding carbon-nitrogen family hydrolase: protein MTIKKQFKAGVVQFDVKDGDVRGNLNVALGHLEQLADQEACLGVCPEFFLSGFDNENMDRLMPDVNAGIQRLAEFARKRAMAVAGSLPEQKEGKIFNTLYFIDRDGEIRARYRKLHLFPLTGEDLYYGRGDEMVTFDTNLGRVGAMICYDLRFPELARHLFLDGARLFVVCAQWPLTRVAHWQKLIQARAIENQAWFVCCNRTGTDPNGLVFPGSSMIVDPNGSVRAQGNDQSGVIMADIDMDLVDQVRQTIPVGQDRRGDIYGQ, encoded by the coding sequence ATGACGATCAAAAAACAGTTTAAAGCCGGTGTCGTTCAGTTTGATGTGAAAGACGGGGATGTCCGGGGTAATCTTAATGTTGCCCTTGGGCATTTGGAACAACTGGCTGACCAGGAGGCATGCCTTGGGGTCTGCCCGGAGTTTTTTTTATCCGGGTTTGACAATGAAAATATGGACCGGCTGATGCCGGATGTCAACGCGGGGATTCAACGTCTGGCTGAATTTGCCCGCAAGCGCGCCATGGCCGTAGCCGGAAGCCTGCCCGAGCAAAAAGAGGGTAAGATATTCAATACCCTCTATTTCATTGACAGGGACGGTGAAATCCGGGCCCGGTACCGCAAACTGCATCTGTTTCCCTTGACCGGTGAAGATCTGTACTATGGCCGGGGCGATGAGATGGTAACGTTCGATACCAATTTGGGACGTGTGGGGGCAATGATCTGCTATGATCTGCGATTTCCCGAGCTTGCCCGTCACCTGTTCCTTGACGGGGCGCGGCTGTTTGTGGTCTGTGCCCAGTGGCCCCTCACCCGGGTAGCCCATTGGCAGAAATTAATCCAGGCCCGGGCCATTGAAAACCAGGCCTGGTTTGTCTGCTGCAACCGCACGGGGACGGACCCCAACGGACTGGTTTTTCCGGGCAGTTCCATGATCGTTGACCCCAATGGATCTGTGCGGGCCCAGGGGAATGATCAATCCGGTGTCATCATGGCCGACATCGACATGGATCTGGTTGACCAGGTTCGGCAAACCATTCCCGTGGGACAGGATCGCAGGGGGGATATATATGGCCAATAA
- the rfaE2 gene encoding D-glycero-beta-D-manno-heptose 1-phosphate adenylyltransferase: protein MANKIVTLDEMCRLGQGYKTRGQSIVFTNGCFDILHAGHVAYLEKAKSLGDVLVLGLNSDLSVRQIKGDLRPVICQTQRARVVAALGCVDHVVLFDAPDPEALIRGIGPQVLVKGADWPEDKIIGAQFVKDGGGRVARVAFEEDISTSKIIERIGQRFYGGA, encoded by the coding sequence ATGGCCAATAAAATTGTGACGCTGGATGAGATGTGTCGTCTGGGCCAGGGATACAAAACCCGTGGTCAATCGATCGTGTTTACCAACGGCTGCTTTGACATTCTTCATGCAGGCCATGTGGCCTATCTTGAAAAAGCAAAATCATTGGGGGATGTACTGGTCCTTGGTCTGAATTCCGATCTGTCCGTACGGCAGATTAAAGGAGACCTGCGGCCGGTGATCTGCCAGACCCAGCGGGCCCGGGTTGTGGCGGCACTGGGCTGTGTGGATCATGTGGTGTTGTTCGATGCCCCTGATCCGGAAGCGCTGATCCGGGGCATTGGGCCCCAGGTGCTGGTCAAAGGGGCGGACTGGCCCGAGGATAAAATTATCGGGGCACAGTTTGTCAAAGACGGGGGCGGGCGTGTGGCGCGCGTGGCGTTTGAGGAAGATATCTCCACATCAAAGATCATTGAACGTATCGGACAACGATTTTATGGCGGCGCTTGA
- a CDS encoding polyphenol oxidase family protein, which produces MAALDPLTFDHLSAFDGVVHGVFSKVGGYSKGLFLGLNVGLNTGDDPDIVGRNRELMMSSMGLPRGLFLHQDHGTDIAVIKSEKDAAGRVWRGQGATPSKIYKADAAVTNLKGLGLAIQVADCQAVVLYDPEKAVVANVHSGWRGSVADILGNCVDTMVTQFGCSPATIRAGISPSLGPCCAQFINFKREIPEKLWQYKEKERPYFDFWKISRDQLGAHGVLDEHIETMGLCTRCRTDLFYSFRANKVTGRFAAVIALKS; this is translated from the coding sequence ATGGCGGCGCTTGATCCGTTAACGTTTGATCACCTGAGTGCATTTGACGGGGTGGTTCACGGCGTTTTTTCTAAAGTCGGCGGATACAGCAAGGGCCTCTTTCTCGGGCTGAATGTCGGATTGAACACCGGCGATGATCCGGATATTGTGGGCCGGAACAGGGAATTGATGATGTCATCCATGGGTCTGCCCCGGGGGCTGTTTTTACACCAGGATCACGGCACAGACATTGCCGTGATCAAATCAGAAAAAGATGCGGCAGGCAGGGTGTGGAGAGGGCAGGGGGCAACGCCGTCTAAAATATATAAAGCCGATGCCGCGGTTACAAATCTCAAGGGCCTGGGGCTCGCGATCCAGGTGGCGGACTGTCAGGCGGTTGTCTTATATGACCCTGAAAAAGCGGTGGTTGCCAACGTCCATTCCGGTTGGCGGGGCAGTGTGGCAGACATTTTAGGCAACTGCGTCGATACCATGGTCACACAGTTCGGGTGCAGTCCGGCAACGATCCGGGCGGGGATATCTCCTTCCCTGGGGCCATGTTGTGCGCAATTTATTAATTTTAAACGGGAAATTCCCGAAAAATTGTGGCAATATAAGGAGAAAGAGCGCCCCTATTTTGATTTCTGGAAAATATCCCGGGATCAGCTTGGGGCCCATGGAGTTTTGGATGAACATATTGAAACCATGGGGCTTTGCACCCGGTGCCGCACGGATCTGTTTTATTCTTTCAGGGCAAACAAGGTCACCGGGCGTTTTGCCGCAGTTATTGCACTTAAAAGTTGA